The segment AAAAACTGAGCGACTACAGCTGTTATACCTGCGATAACGATATTGAAGTCGCAATCGATGTGTATGCAGAGACTGAAAAAACAAAACAGGCTTTTTATGCCGATTTGAATAGTAAGCAGTTTTATCCCATTCATATTCTGCTGAAGAATAATACGAACGGTCGATTGTTTGTGTTGAGGGACGGAATTGTATTGAATGATCCAGTCGGCACTGAGTTTAAACATACCAGATCAGCTGCAATGTATGAGGATTTTGAGCATAACAAGATGGCTTATGCGCTGCTGGGGTTCGGTATTTTTAGCTATATGTCAGCCGAGGATGCCAACAATAAAATGAAAGCTGATTGGAGTGAAAAAGAGTTTCCTGATGAAATGATTATTAACTCTGGGCGTGTGAATAGTGGTTTTGCTTATTTGAAACTGCCTGAAGGGGTTAGGCCTGAGGGTAAAACTCTTTCCATTGATGTCGAAGACATGGAGAGCCATGAACGACGGACGGTTGTTGTGCAGCTTTAAAAAATTACCGACGATGTTTTGAAGTGTTGGGTTTATAAAGGGCGACTTTTATGGTCGCCCTTTATATTTTTGATGCTGTCGCCTGATGTCGGGGCAGGGTGGCAGGGCTTGCCGGGGCAATGCCCGCGGTGTACATCCTTCGCGCCTGAGCCAGAATATGAACCTTGCAGGAGCAATGCCATGGAAGTCGTCCTATACGAGCCGGAAATTCCCCCCAATACCGGGAATGTTGCGCGGTTGTGCGCTGCCATGGGGATTCGTCTGAACCTTGTGGAGCCTTTGGGGTTCAGCCTGGAAGACAAGTATCTCAAGCGTGCGGGTTTGGATTACTGGCAGCATGTGGACGTCAAGGTTCACAAGGATTGGGAAGCCCTGCTCGATCATGCGGACGGCAGGCGATTGATTCTTTCCAGCGCCAGGCGGGGTGAAACCTGTGGGCAGTTTGGTTTCGAAACTGATGATATGTTGGTTCTTGGGCCGGAAACACGAGGATTGCCTGCGAAATTCTTCGAGGCATATCCGCATCATGTCAGGATACCTCTGCGTCATGGGTTGCGTAGTATCAATATGTCCACTGCCGCGGGCATCCTGTTGTTCGAGGCCCTGAGGGTTTCAGGTGGGCTGCCCGAATAGGACACACGCCTGGGCAGACATTGCCGAGCGTAAAAATACGATGCCTTTCCTTCCTGTTTGACGCCCTAGGCGTCTCTCCTTTTATTTCTTGCCCGTTCCAGACATGTGACCCCGGTTGAATAATCGTGGGCAGGTCTGTTCCTGTGGTCACGTGAACTGCTTGGTGTAGCCGGAATTTTATAGGGTAAATCTAGAACTGACAGGCGATATGTGGTATTTGGCAAGACTGAAGGCTCGTATTGTTTCTATGGCCGGAATGGGAACCTGGGCAGAGGATCGGAAACCAGAAATATCGAGATCATGTCATTCCTCCCCCTAGCGGTTCAACCGGCTGGAACCTCAGAATAAGGAGACCAGCCATGTCAGAGAAGAAAAAAACGATGACAGGTGCTTTTGGCGTGCCTGTGGGCAATGATCTGAACAGCAAGACCGCAGGTCCGAGGGGACCGGTACTCATGGAGGATGTTCATCTTCTGGAGAAGTTGTCGCATTTTGACCGTGAGCGTATTCCCGAACGGGTGGTTCATGCCAAAGGGGCTGGGGCCTATGGCGAATTCGAAGTCACAGCCGATGTGAGCAAATATACCTGCGCCAAGTTTCTCTCCCGAGTGGGCAAGAAGACCGACGTTTTCGTCCGGTTCTCCACGGTGGGTGGCGAGATGGGCTCGGCCGATGCCGAACGCGATCCGCGTGGGTTTGCCGTGAAGTTCTATACCGAGGAAGGCAACTACGACATGACCGGCAACAACACGCCGGTATTCTTCATCCGTGACCCGCTGAAGTTCCCGGATTTCATCCATACCCAGAAGCGGAACCCGCAGACCAACCTGAAGGACCCCGACATGTTCTGGGATTTTCTTTCCCTGACGCCGGAGTCCATGCATCAGGTGACAGTGCTGTTCTCGGACAGAGGTACGCCGGCTACCTATCGCCATATGAATGGCTACAGCAGTCACACCTACAAGTGGTACAACGCCAAGGGGGAATACTTCTGGGTGCAGTACCATTTCAAGACGGACCAGGGCATCAGGAACTTCACGGGGCAGGAGGCTACGGCCATGTGTGCCAAGGACCCTGATCATGCGACCCGTGATCTGTTCGAGTCCATCGAGCGTGGCGAGTATCCGTCATGGACTCTGGAAATGCAGATTCTGATTCCGGAACAGGCCCGTGATTTCAAGTGGGATATTTTTGACATCACCAAGGTCTGGCCGCATGCCGAGGTCCCGCCCATCGAGGTGGGCAAGCTGACGCTCAATCGTAACCCGGTAAACTACTTCGCCGAGGTGGAACAGGCCGCCTTCAACCCCAGCAACTTCGTGCCGGGCATTGCCGCGTCTCCGGACAAGATGCTCCAGGGGCGTTTATTCTCCTACCACGACACCCATTTGCACCGTCTGGGGCCTAACTATCACCTCATTCCGGTCAACCAGCCCAAGCATGCCCCGGAGGTTAGCTACCAGCGCGCCGGAGCCATGCGTACCGACGATGGCGGTGGGTCCGGCCCCAACTATTGGCCGAACAGCATGGGCGCCCCCGGACCGGATGCTACGTTTGATGAACCACCGATTCCTCTGGATGGGGACGGTGGACGGCATGAATACGCACACCCCAATGATGATTTCGTACAGCCGGGTAATCTGTTTAGGGAGGTCATGACCTCCCAGGATCGTGCGAATCTGATTGGGAATATTGTCGGCCACCTGGGTGGGGCGCAAAAACGCTTGCAACTTCGTCAGACAGCGCTGTTTTATATGGCTGACTCCGAATACGGAGCGGGTGTTGCCAAGGGCCTGGGGCTGAATCTGGACGAAGTTCGGTCATTGGCCGGGATGAGTCAGGAAGATCGGGTCAAGGCCACAGCCCGCTAGGTACGCTTCGCAAGCTGCCGTTGTTGTGGGTAGAGATAGACAATGAAAGCCCCCCGGTTCCAGATGGAATCGGGGGGCTTGTTACTCAGCGATTAAGCCATGACCGCGTTCTTGGCGTCGCGGACATTCTTGGCTTTTTGTATGGCGTAAACCAGGAAAACAACGGCTACGCCAATGATGTTGTAGATGTGATGGGAATGGTAGCAGAGGAAGGTTCCCAAAGCAAAGATGAGCCATTCGATCAGAGTGGTTCTGCGGATCAGGTAGCCCATGGTCAGCGCCGAGAAGGCCAGGGTGCCGACGATGGCACTACCGAAGGCCATGACGATCTCCGTGGTGCTTCCATACAGCAGCATGGCTGGTTCGTAGGCGAACAGGAACGGAACCACATAGAGCAGCTTGGCAAACTTGAATGCAGTCCAGCCGGTCTTCCAGGGGTCTGCCCCTGCAATGGCTGCTCCTGCGTATGCCGCCACACAGACCGGCGGGGTGATGTTTGAATCCTGGCTGAACCAGTAGACGATCATGTGCGAGGCGATGAGCATGGAGGCTTCGGTGTGCCCAATGATCCCGGCGTCGGTGATGATCCCGGTCAGCGCCGAGACTGCCAATGAAGCGGTGATCAGGTAGCTGGCCGTGACCGGAACACCCATGCCGAGCACCAGTGAAGCCAGTCCGATGAGCAGGATGGTCATGGGCAGGTGTGCCCAGACCGGAGCCATCTGCGCCAGTTGGATGATGATGTTTGAGAACTTCAGGCCGATGCCCGTCAGGCCGATGGTGCCCACAATGATGCCGATAACGCCGACGGTGGCTCCAATGACCAGCGTGGCGCGAGCCCCAGCTGTGGTGGCTTCCCAGATTTCCTTGGGGCCCATGCGGTATTGGGGATCAAACCAGCTGATGGCGATGCAGCCGATGGTAGCCCAAAAGGCACTCATGCCCGGGGAGAAACCCATGAGCATCAGCGCGACAATGATGATCAGTGGCATGGATTTGTACCAGTGGCGTTTGAACACGACCATGGCCGGTTCGAATTCGTCATCCACCAGCCCTTGGATGTTATGCTTCTTGGCTTCGAAGTGGATCATGGAGAGAACGCTGAAGAAATATAGCGCGGCCGGGAAAATGGCCATCTTCATGATCTCTACATAGGGAATGTTGGTCAGTTCGGCCATCAGGAAGCCACCCGCGCCCATGATCGGCGGCATGAACATCCCGCCGATGGAGGCCGAAGGTTCGATGGCTCCGGCCACATGCGGTTTGAACCCCGCCCGTTTCATGAGAGGAATGGTGAATGCGCCTGTGGAGACCGTGTTGGCAATGGCCGAGCCAGAGACCGAACCAAAGAAGGCCGAAGCGATAACCGCAACCTTGGCCGGTCCGCCGACGGTCTTGCCGGCCAGGGCCAGGGGCCAGTCGATGAAGAACTTGCCCACTCCTGATTTTTGCAGGAAGGCTCCGAAGAAGATGAACAGGATGACGTAGGTGACCAGCACACTGGCCATGACACCAAACACACCGTCTTGTTCCATGAACAGGGTGACGGACAATCTGTCCAGCGAGAATCCCCGATGCGCGAATAGATCGGGAAATATGCGACCATAGAGGCCGTAGATCAGGAAAAAGATACCAACCAGGGTCATGGACCAGCCCAGCACACGCCTGGAGACTTCCAGCGAGAGCAGGATCCCGATCAGGGAAATGTAGATGTCAGCCTGCGATTCGTTACCGGAACGGTAGTTGAAGGCTTCGAATTCCATCATGAAATAGCCCACGCATCCCAAGGATACCAGACATAGCGCGATATCAATTATCGTGGGGCGGGAACTGCTGGATCGTTTGGTCATGGGGAACGACAGGAAGACCATGATGTAGGTCAGAAGCACATAGACACCTCGGTTGTACTGGGTGTCGATGGGCAGGCCTGCCACGGAAAAGAAGTAGAAGACGACCATGAAGGCGCCAAGGAGTGAAACAATCAAGTGCCAGGGCCCGGTCAGCTTGCGACCGGTCTTGGCCTCCTTGGCCATGATTTTGCGCAGGGCTTCCTGCTTATCCTTACTGAGTTCACCCAGCTCGTCGGTGTTCAGCTTCTGGTTGTCGGACATGGAGGCTCCGGTGTCGGGCAGAGGTGAAGGAAATATCGAGCACGAGCACTGTTACGGCGGGAGTGAAGTTGCCTCCACTCCCGCCGGACAGTATCAATCGTCCCGGTCGGGCAGGTTACCCGGCCGCTGGGTTTTATTTACTACTTGATGTCGGGAACGTTCAGGCCGTTTTCCTTCCAGAATTTCGCGGCTCCCGGAGCAACAGGAACCGAAACACCCTTCAGCCCGTCGGGGATGTTCATGGACTTGGCAGTCTTCTTGGCGGCGACCATGTGCTTCAGACCTTCGGGAGTGTAGATGGCCTTGATGGCTTTGTAGACCATCTCGTCATCGACATTAGCATTGGTGCACCAGTAAGCGGCATCCTGGAAGCTCTTGGTGGGCATGTCCTGACCGCGGTAAGTGCCTGCCGGAATTTCCATGGGCGAATAGAAAGGATATTCCTTGTAGAAGCCATACTTTTCGGCATCTGCACCAACGTCGACCAACTGAATGTCGTCGCGTGCTGCGGCCTCAATGACTGAGGAGTTGGGATAGCCAACGAAGACCCAGAAGGCATCCAGCTTGCCGTCGTTGAACGCAGCAGCAGCGGCGGAGTAGCCCATGTTCTGGCGTTGGATTTTGTCCCAGAGGCCCAGATGGGTGAAGAATCGTTCGGCGGCCGCGGCGGCGCCCGAGCCTGCGTTACCTACGGCGACGCGCTTGCCCTCAAGCTGCATGGCGGAGGTGATGCCATCTTTTTTCTTTACGACCAGGTGAGCAGGTGCACCGTACAGGAAGGCCATGGCGCGGACTTTGTCGTATTTGGTGGCATCCTGAGGCAGGCGGCCATGGCGGCCAAGGAAGGCATCGCCGGAATAGACGATGCCGAAATCTACATCACCTTTATTCAGACGCTTCAGGTTGGCTGTTGATCCGCCGGAGCCTTCCGAAGAAACCTCAATGTCAGCATAGGTGTTGGTGATGTAACTTGCCATGGCGTTGGCGAAGTAGTTGAATGTGCCTCCAACCGGCCCGCCGCCATAAGCAAGATAGCTCTTTGCGAAGGCGGGTGCAGAACAGGAAAGCGCTATGGCAAGCGCTGCGACAACCAGTAAATTTCTTTTCAACCCACGTAACATACCCAGTTCTCCTTGTATCGCTGTTATTACACTCCTAGCATCAAACCAAGCCACATCCCTACAAGAGCTGTCAAGACACGATCATGTTTGTGAAAAATATTGCAAGCGCAACGGTCTATGATCTTTTTTGGGTGAGCTCTTTGATCATCAGTCATCTTCCACATGCCCTATTCATTAAATCAGGGACCACGAAATTTCCGTCAACGATTGGAATTCGTCTGTGAGTGGCGGGATTTCTCTGGGGCTGGTTGCGGGGGAGCGCGAGGCGGGGTACAGGTGCGGCTGGCTGTTGCCACAAGGTTCACCATTCATCATCGGGGTTGCTCGTGATTACTGAGGGGTATGCGTTTCTCCTGCCATTGTTGGCTCTTGGAGCAGATTTGATCGTGGGCGATCCGCATGGATGGCCGCATCCTGTGCGTTGGCTGGGTCGTGCCGCCAATGTGTTGGAGGCCTGGGCGCGAGGTTCAGGGCGTGGACTGCGATGGCGTGGGGTCCTGTGTGCCTGGACACTGGCTCTGGGGGCCGGAGCGGCGGTTCTGCTCATTGTTTCGATGCCGCTGTTTGGGGGGCTGGTTGCCCTGTACCTGGCCTATGCCGGGTTGGCTCTGGGGGCGCTCCTGAGTGAGGGGCGCAAAGTTCTGGTTCTGGTTGAATCTGGTGATCTGAGTCAGGCCCGTGAGGCGGTGGGCATGCTGGTCAGTCGCGATACCGCCGGGATGAACGAGGATGAAGTCCGGCGTGCCCTGGCGGAAACACTGTCCGAGAATTTGTGCGATGGGCTGGTTGCCCCTTTCTTTTATCTCGTGCTGTTGGGGCCGGCAGGACTTTGGGCCTATAAGGCCATCAGCACTCTGGACTCCATGTGGGGCTATCGCACCGAGAAGTGGCGAGAACTCGGCTGGGCTGCGGCCCGGACAGATGATGTTTTGGCCTATGTTCCGGCGCGACTGACGGCTGTGGCTCTTGTCCTTGGTGGTTGGGCGATGTCTGGTCGTTTGGCACCTCTGGCCAAGGTGTGTGGCGATGCCCGGCGCATGGAAAGCCCCAATGCCGGTTGGCCCATGGCTGCTGCTGCTTGGGCGGTTCAGGCGACCATGGGAGGGCGGACTTTGTACTTTGGTGCCCCCAAGGACAAGCCTGTGCTGGGTCCTGAAGGACAGCCCTGGACTCAGGCGAAGTTGCGCGTGCTGCTTCGTTTGATCTCTGTTTCGGGCGTGGGCTGTGCTTTGGCGTTATGGCTTGGGGGTTGGCTGCTTTTCTAGTACCATGGGCCTGCTGTTGACAGCGCGGCATGGGGGCAATACATCGAAGACGCCCCGGGTGGGCATACCCCATCCTTATTCAATTCCATTCACTAAGGGACCGAGGACTATCGAAGATGCAGGAATTCGACGAATACCCCGAATTTGCTTATCTCACCAATGTTGAAGGTTTTTTAATACCCATTGCCCATATCAAAGCCATTGGCTGGGTGGAAAAGACTTTTCCGCATCCCGAGGAACCCTATGAAGGGGACCAGTGGTATTTCCGGGTGCATATGAGCCAGCCCATAGGTGATATGGGAGACGGTGTGGCGCGGGATCTTGCGGCTTTTTTCCCCTCTGAGGAGGAAGCCGAGGCTGCCCGGATGCGCTTGGCCGAGCGGGTTAATGATTTTTACAAGAATCAATTCGTCAACTCCATGTTTGGCGGAAAACTGCACTAACCTTTGCCGCCTCTTTTTTGCCCCTTCTTTTGGGTGTAAAAAATCTATTTTGTATTTCATAGTGTTTCGGCTCGTGTGTATTGCGCGAGCCGTTTCTTTATGGTGATTTGTTTTTGGTTATCTTTTGTATTGTAATGCTGTGTGTTCGTGCTGTTTTTAAGTCTGGAAATCTTTTTTTTTGAAAAAAATTGAGTCAATAACATGGGTGCTTGCGATTGTTTTATCTGTAGAGTATGTATTTTCAAGTTTGATGATGCAGTTGTGAATTTGCAGAATGCATATAGGGGGATGGATGGGTAAGCCGGGAGACAGCGATTTCGACATGATCGAAGAGCCGCTGGATGGGCATGGCCACTTTGTGGCCGCGAAGATGGATTTGGAATGTGGTGCTGAAGGATCGTTGTTAAGCATGCCTTCGTATGATCTGCTTCCTGATCCCGTCCTGGCCTTTGAGATGCTTGCTGACGGCTTGCCCGGCAAGATTCTCTTTGCCAATCAGATTTTTCTCGAACGAATGGGCTATGATGCCAAAACTCTTGCCCTGACCCCTCCCGTCGCTTTGCACCATCAGAGCCGTTACCCCTTTTTCGAGCAGGGAGTCCGAGACCTTCAGGCCATGGGTACACTGACGGCAGAGACGTTGCTTCTGTCAGCTTCCGGCCGGGAAATCTCCATGGAAGTCAATGCGCGCTACGTTCAGTTGAATGGCAGGCCTGCTTCTCTGGTGGTCTATCGCGATCTCTCTCGCCGAAAGATGGTCGAGCAGGCATTGCAAACGGCTCGCCTCAATTACCAGCGAATTTTTGATATGGCGGTTCAGGGTGTATTTCAGAGCACTCTGGGAGGCCGTTTTATCAAAGTGAATCCAGCGATGGCGCGCATGTTGGGCTATGCCTCGCCCGAAGAGCTTGTGCTGACTATCAAAGACATGAGGTTTGATCTCTATGCCAGCCCAGAAGACAGGGAAAGGTATTTGGACATCCTGCGTTCGTCAGGCGAGGTCGAGCGTTTTGAGACTCGCTTCAAATGTAAGAACGGTAGCGAAATCTGGGTCTCACTCAGCACTCGATTGATCAGTGGTGATACGGCTCTGGATTCCTTCATAGAGGGTTTTTGCATCGAGATTACCGAACGGAAAGAGGCCGAAGAGGCCCTGCGTGAATCCGAGGCCCTGCACCGGGTGATGCTCATGAGTTTGTCGGATACGGTTTGTATCAGCGATGAGGCTGGCCGGTTCACTTACATCTCCCCCAATACCGAGCGGTTGTTCGGTTTGTCTCCCGAGGAGGTTGGCAATCTTGGGACTGTGCAGGCCCTGCTTGGCGGGTTGTTGATCGAAACCAGCGAGTTGGATGAGCGTGGTGAGGTTCCCAACGTTGAAGTCGAGGTTCCAGTCGGGGAGCATCGGCGGACGCTGCTGGTTACGGTCAAGCGCGTGGACATTTGTGGGGGCACACGGCTTTATGCATGCCGTGACGTCACGGAAAACAAGGAACTCCATGCCGAAGCCATGAGAGCGGCGCATCTGGCGTCTCTTGGTGAATTGGCTGCGGGTGTTGCCCATGAGATCAACAATCCCATCAACGGCATTGTGCTTTGGGCTGAATATTTACAGGACGAAGCCCCTGACCTGGGGGACGCAGAAGATGCTCCTGAGCGGATTCTCAAGCAAGGTGAACGGGTTGCAGCCATTGTGCGTAATCTGCTGTCCTTTGCTCGCAAGCCCGATGATGAGGCTGGCCCTGTGGACGTTCGGGAGATTCTCGAGGATTCACTGGGGCTGACCCGGGCCAGGATGGAGAAGGATGGCATTATTCTCGAGTTGTATGCCAAGAGCCCAATGCCTCGGATCAAGGGGCGCGACCAAGAAGTGCAGCAGGTCTTTGTGAATCTTCTGAGTAATGCTCGTGACGCCCTGAATGCTCGGTATGCCGAGCGGCACCCGGCGAAAAGGTTGGCCATCAGCCTGAAGGCCATTGAGCGTGACGGCGTAAGCTATGTGCGCGCCACTTTCACTGATTTCGGGATCGGGATTCCCAGCAGAGACAAGGAACGGATCTTCAACCCCTTTTATTCCACCAAACCCAAGCATCAAGGTACGGGGTTGGGGCTGTCCACCAGTCATCGCATCATGGCGGACCTGGGTGGACGCCTGGCGATCCACAGCGAAGAGAAGAGCTATACTCGAGCTGTCGTGGAATTTCCCGTCTGGAACGATACCGAGGGTGTTGGAAAATAGCCGTCTACTTTGTTGCTGCGAACAAATCAAAATCTCACGTATTTTCAGATACGCATCGATTTTGTTTTGTCTCTAGCGCCTCAC is part of the Desulfovibrio ferrophilus genome and harbors:
- a CDS encoding TRAP transporter permease; this encodes MSDNQKLNTDELGELSKDKQEALRKIMAKEAKTGRKLTGPWHLIVSLLGAFMVVFYFFSVAGLPIDTQYNRGVYVLLTYIMVFLSFPMTKRSSSSRPTIIDIALCLVSLGCVGYFMMEFEAFNYRSGNESQADIYISLIGILLSLEVSRRVLGWSMTLVGIFFLIYGLYGRIFPDLFAHRGFSLDRLSVTLFMEQDGVFGVMASVLVTYVILFIFFGAFLQKSGVGKFFIDWPLALAGKTVGGPAKVAVIASAFFGSVSGSAIANTVSTGAFTIPLMKRAGFKPHVAGAIEPSASIGGMFMPPIMGAGGFLMAELTNIPYVEIMKMAIFPAALYFFSVLSMIHFEAKKHNIQGLVDDEFEPAMVVFKRHWYKSMPLIIIVALMLMGFSPGMSAFWATIGCIAISWFDPQYRMGPKEIWEATTAGARATLVIGATVGVIGIIVGTIGLTGIGLKFSNIIIQLAQMAPVWAHLPMTILLIGLASLVLGMGVPVTASYLITASLAVSALTGIITDAGIIGHTEASMLIASHMIVYWFSQDSNITPPVCVAAYAGAAIAGADPWKTGWTAFKFAKLLYVVPFLFAYEPAMLLYGSTTEIVMAFGSAIVGTLAFSALTMGYLIRRTTLIEWLIFALGTFLCYHSHHIYNIIGVAVVFLVYAIQKAKNVRDAKNAVMA
- a CDS encoding tRNA (cytidine(34)-2'-O)-methyltransferase encodes the protein MEVVLYEPEIPPNTGNVARLCAAMGIRLNLVEPLGFSLEDKYLKRAGLDYWQHVDVKVHKDWEALLDHADGRRLILSSARRGETCGQFGFETDDMLVLGPETRGLPAKFFEAYPHHVRIPLRHGLRSINMSTAAGILLFEALRVSGGLPE
- a CDS encoding PAS domain-containing sensor histidine kinase, with protein sequence MGKPGDSDFDMIEEPLDGHGHFVAAKMDLECGAEGSLLSMPSYDLLPDPVLAFEMLADGLPGKILFANQIFLERMGYDAKTLALTPPVALHHQSRYPFFEQGVRDLQAMGTLTAETLLLSASGREISMEVNARYVQLNGRPASLVVYRDLSRRKMVEQALQTARLNYQRIFDMAVQGVFQSTLGGRFIKVNPAMARMLGYASPEELVLTIKDMRFDLYASPEDRERYLDILRSSGEVERFETRFKCKNGSEIWVSLSTRLISGDTALDSFIEGFCIEITERKEAEEALRESEALHRVMLMSLSDTVCISDEAGRFTYISPNTERLFGLSPEEVGNLGTVQALLGGLLIETSELDERGEVPNVEVEVPVGEHRRTLLVTVKRVDICGGTRLYACRDVTENKELHAEAMRAAHLASLGELAAGVAHEINNPINGIVLWAEYLQDEAPDLGDAEDAPERILKQGERVAAIVRNLLSFARKPDDEAGPVDVREILEDSLGLTRARMEKDGIILELYAKSPMPRIKGRDQEVQQVFVNLLSNARDALNARYAERHPAKRLAISLKAIERDGVSYVRATFTDFGIGIPSRDKERIFNPFYSTKPKHQGTGLGLSTSHRIMADLGGRLAIHSEEKSYTRAVVEFPVWNDTEGVGK
- a CDS encoding catalase, whose product is MSEKKKTMTGAFGVPVGNDLNSKTAGPRGPVLMEDVHLLEKLSHFDRERIPERVVHAKGAGAYGEFEVTADVSKYTCAKFLSRVGKKTDVFVRFSTVGGEMGSADAERDPRGFAVKFYTEEGNYDMTGNNTPVFFIRDPLKFPDFIHTQKRNPQTNLKDPDMFWDFLSLTPESMHQVTVLFSDRGTPATYRHMNGYSSHTYKWYNAKGEYFWVQYHFKTDQGIRNFTGQEATAMCAKDPDHATRDLFESIERGEYPSWTLEMQILIPEQARDFKWDIFDITKVWPHAEVPPIEVGKLTLNRNPVNYFAEVEQAAFNPSNFVPGIAASPDKMLQGRLFSYHDTHLHRLGPNYHLIPVNQPKHAPEVSYQRAGAMRTDDGGGSGPNYWPNSMGAPGPDATFDEPPIPLDGDGGRHEYAHPNDDFVQPGNLFREVMTSQDRANLIGNIVGHLGGAQKRLQLRQTALFYMADSEYGAGVAKGLGLNLDEVRSLAGMSQEDRVKATAR
- a CDS encoding TAXI family TRAP transporter solute-binding subunit, with the translated sequence MLRGLKRNLLVVAALAIALSCSAPAFAKSYLAYGGGPVGGTFNYFANAMASYITNTYADIEVSSEGSGGSTANLKRLNKGDVDFGIVYSGDAFLGRHGRLPQDATKYDKVRAMAFLYGAPAHLVVKKKDGITSAMQLEGKRVAVGNAGSGAAAAAERFFTHLGLWDKIQRQNMGYSAAAAAFNDGKLDAFWVFVGYPNSSVIEAAARDDIQLVDVGADAEKYGFYKEYPFYSPMEIPAGTYRGQDMPTKSFQDAAYWCTNANVDDEMVYKAIKAIYTPEGLKHMVAAKKTAKSMNIPDGLKGVSVPVAPGAAKFWKENGLNVPDIK
- the cbiB gene encoding adenosylcobinamide-phosphate synthase CbiB, which codes for MGDPHGWPHPVRWLGRAANVLEAWARGSGRGLRWRGVLCAWTLALGAGAAVLLIVSMPLFGGLVALYLAYAGLALGALLSEGRKVLVLVESGDLSQAREAVGMLVSRDTAGMNEDEVRRALAETLSENLCDGLVAPFFYLVLLGPAGLWAYKAISTLDSMWGYRTEKWRELGWAAARTDDVLAYVPARLTAVALVLGGWAMSGRLAPLAKVCGDARRMESPNAGWPMAAAAWAVQATMGGRTLYFGAPKDKPVLGPEGQPWTQAKLRVLLRLISVSGVGCALALWLGGWLLF